One Cervus canadensis isolate Bull #8, Minnesota chromosome 1, ASM1932006v1, whole genome shotgun sequence genomic window carries:
- the PIMREG gene encoding protein PIMREG: MASRWPAVGVSLRRSSLQNQERLEESEALQPVAGHPDTSSGALGSLCRQFQRRLPLRAVSLNLGVGPSWKRLETPEPGQQGLQAAARSAKSTLGAMSQKIQESCQSGTKWLVETQVKARRRKRGAQKGSSPPARSLSQRSTRLSVAAPALSTLDPWEKEYHHLSAKMGPHAHPWRRSRREAAFRSPYSSAERLCSPSESDSDLEPVGAGIRHLQKVSQELDEAIIAEDSGDMTVSLIRD, encoded by the exons ATGGCTTCTCGGTGGCCAGCCGTAGGGGTTTCCCTGCGTCGGAGTTCTCTCCAGAACCAGGAGCGGTTGGAGGAGAGTGAGGCCCTGCAGCCTGTAGCCGGCCACCCGGACACCTCCAGCGGggccctgggctccctgtgcAGACAGTTCCAGAGGCGGCTGCCCCTGAGAGCAGTCAGCCTCAACCTCGGGGTAGGCCCCTCCTGGAAACGCCTGGAAACCCCAGAGCCAGGGCAGCAGGGCCTCCAGGCTGCAGCTCGCTCAGCTAAGAGCACCTTGGGTGCCATGTCCCAG AAGATCCAGGAGTCCTGCCAAAGTGGCACCAAGTGGCTGGTGGAAACCCAGGTGAAagccaggaggaggaagagaggggccCAGAAGGGCAGTAGCCCCCCAGCTCGCAGCCTGAGCCAGAGGAGCACCAGGTTATCTGTGGCCGCCCCTGCCCTCTCAACCCTGGATCCTTGGGAGAAAGAGTACCATCACCTCTCTGCCAAGATGGGCCCCCATGCCCACCCTTGGCGACGGTCCAGGAGGGAGGCTGCCTTCCGGAGCCCCTACTCCTCAGCAGAGCGCCTCTGCTCCCCTAG CGAGTCTGACAGTGACCTGGAGCCCGTGGGGGCAGGAATCCGGCATCTCCAGAAGGTGTCCCAAGAGCTAGATGAGGCCATCATAGCGGAGGACAG TGGCGACATGACTGTTTCTCTCATCCGAGACTGA